AGATGTGTATAAGAGACAGCCTCTGGGCTGCGGTGGACGACGCGGAGGCAACCTCTCCCACGCTGGCGGAGACCTCCTCGGAGCCGGAGGCAAGGTCGTCTATCCGGGAGACCGTGAGCTCCAGCTGGGAGCGCACCTCCTGGACCGACGCGTTGGCCTCCTCGGCGGTGGCGGAGAAGGTCTCCGCCTGGTCGCTCACGCCCTCCGATATGGACCGCACCTGGTGGATTATCTCCTCGAAGTGGCGGAACATCCTGGCAAGGGAGACCGCCAGGTGCCCTATCTCGTCCTTGAAGGCGCCGGGATCACCGAACCTAAGGTCCAGCTCCTGGGACATGCGGTCGATCTTCTCCACCATGGAGGACAGGGGCTTCACTATGGACACGGTTATGCCCATCCCCGCGATGAGGGTCAAAAGCGCCACCATGGCCGACACCGCAAGGGAGACCCGCTTGGCCTGAGCTGCGGCGGAGTCCAGCTCATCCTTGGACGACGACATCACCCGCTGGGAGACCCCGGTGAGCTCCTCCAGGGACTCTATCACCCTCTTGGCCTTCTCCCTAGACGCCGCAAGGAAGGCCCTTATCTCCGCATCCGGCACGCCGGAGGCGGTCATCTCCTCGAACTTCAGGTTGACCTCCCTCATGTCCTCCAGGGCCCGATTCGCCTCCTCATAGGCCTTAAGCCCCATGAGGTCCCCGGGCCGCAGCGTGGACTTGTAGCGGCTTAAGTACTCCATTGCCTCCTCTATGGAGGTCACCGCCTCCTTGGCCCACTTCTCCCGGTCCTCCGGCGTTGCGGAGT
Above is a window of Thermanaerothrix sp. DNA encoding:
- a CDS encoding methyl-accepting chemotaxis protein gives rise to the protein MEKALRGFSIKARLWFLLLGLIVSMAGLSGFFLSNLDKAKLQADQMYSAGASGMRWAMSAMASGEMSVINIYRSLNSATPEDREKWAKEAVTSIEEAMEYLSRYKSTLRPGDLMGLKAYEEANRALEDMREVNLKFEEMTASGVPDAEIRAFLAASREKAKRVIESLEELTGVSQRVMSSSKDELDSAAAQAKRVSLAVSAMVALLTLIAGMGITVSIVKPLSSMVEKIDRMSQELDLRFGDPGAFKDEIGHLAVSLARMFRHFEEIIHQVRSISEGVSDQAETFSATAEEANASVQEVRSQLELTVSRIDDLASGSEEVSASVGEVASASSTAAQRLSLIHI